A segment of the Arcobacter sp. CECT 8983 genome:
AAGGGAAGAACAGCTATTGGTATTAATTCTTTATGTGAAACTATTACAAAAATATTAGTAGCCAATAAAACAAATGGTTTAACACTGCAAGATAGTGCAAATCATCTTTTACAAAATGTAGATGTGCTAAATAACTCTTCAAATGAAGCAGCAGCTTCACTAGAAGAAACAGCAGCAGCACTAGAAGAGATAACATCTACAATTGCAGCAAATAGCAAAAGTATTGATCAAATGAGTTTATATGCAAATAAAGTTACAGATGCAGCTAAAAATGGTGAAAAATTAGCATCGCAAACAACAGAAGCTATGGATGACTTAAATGAGAAAGTAACAGCTATTAATGATGCAATATCTGTTATTGATCAAATTGCATTCCAAACAAATATTTTATCACTTAATGCTGCTGTTGAAGCAGCAACGGCAGGTGAAGCAGGAAAAGGATTTGCAGTAGTTGCAGGAGAAGTAAGAAACCTAGCTAGTAGAAGTGCAGAAGCAGCAAAAGAGATAAAATCTTTAGTAGAAAACGCTACACAAAAGTCAGGTGATGGAAAACAAATTGCAGGGAATATGATTGAAGGATATACTCAATTAAATGAAAATATTCAAAATACTCTTGGATTAATTAAAAATGTTGCAGAATCTTCAAAAGAGCAAAAAACAGGTATTGAACAAATTTCAATTGCTGTTAATCAATTAGACCAACAAACACAACAAAATGCTTCTGTATCAAGTATAGTTAAAGATATTGCAAATCAAACTAAAAGTATTGCAGATTCAATTGTAGAAGAAACAAATAAAAAAGAGTTTGATGGGAAAGAACAAGCAAAAGCAAAAAAATTAAGTCAAACTGATTTTAAAACAGAAGAAAAACCAAAACCAAATAAACAACTTCCAAGCACAGAAGAAGTAAAAACGACACCTACAAAAAATGATAATAGTAAAGTTATTCAAGCTAATAATAGTAATGATAATGATGAATGGGAAAGTTTTTAGATAAAAAAGAAGTACTGTGAAATAAATCATAGTACTCTTCTCCAGGTACCCAAACACACCAAAGAAAGAGGTGCCTTGCTATGTTCCCATCCTGGGGCATTGTCTCTTAAAATGATTGTAAGGGGCTAAAGAAGAGCATCAAAAGTACCTAAATACTCTTTGTGCTCTGCTTTTAAGACTGCAATTATATCTTTACAAAACTTAAAACTTGTGTAAATATTTAAGTTACTAAGAAACTTTCTAGGAGTATAATTCCGCTTTTAATAATTATATGAAAGAGAATTACAGAATTGACAAAGAATTTTAGTTTAGTTGGATTAGTATCTATTATTTTTGCTATGTTTATATGGGGAAGTTCCTTTATTGCATTAAAAGCAGCAATGGTAGATTTAGGTGAATATACAGTTATTTTTATAAGAATGGCTGCTGCTTCATTGTGTTTTATATTTTTTATAAAAAGATTTTTTACCTATGATTTTACGAAACGAGATATTCAATTAATTTTATTACTTGGATTTTTTGAACCTTGTTTATATTTTATATTTGAAGCAAAAGCTTTATTATATACTTCTGCTTCACAAGCAGGAATGATTACTTCAGTTATGCCTTTAATAACAGCTATAGCAGCTGGATATTTTTTAAAAGAGCTTATCTCAAGACAACTTCTATTTGGTTCAGTTATTGCCATGATTGGTGTAGTTTCGCTAAGTGTGCAAGCAGTAACAACATATTCTGCTCCAAATCCAATGCTTGGAAATTTTTTAGAGTTTTGTGCAATGATTTGTGCTACAGGTTATACGTTGGTGGCAAGATATTTAGGTGAAAAATTTTCTGCTCTTTTTATCACGGCTGTTCAAGCATTTATTGGCTTTATATTTTTTATACCATTTTTTATTTTTGAAATAAGTACAAAAGAGATGACTTTCTCTTTAGAAGCTGTCTCTTGGTCAATTTATTTAGGTATAGTGGTTACCTTATTAGGATATGGTCTATTTAATTTTGCATTAACCAAAATAGAAGCATCAAGGGCTGCAATGTTTGTAAACCTAATTCCTATATTTACACTTATTTTAGCCTTTATAATTTTGGGAGAAAAATTATCAATTGCAGAATTAGTAGCAAGTGCCACAATTTTATTTGGAGTTATTATTTCTCAAATTACTGTTAAAAGATTTAAGAGAAGAAAAATTTGATATATCTAACACTATTTTTATCAGCCTTTATTTCTGCAACTTTGTTTCCTTTAGGAAGTGAAGCATTGCTAGTTTATAACATAAATGAAGGTTATAATTTAGTGTATCTTTTAGCTTTTGCTACTGTAGGAAATGTACTTGGTTCTTTATTTAACTATTTTTTAGGACTAAAAGGGGAAGAGTATTTAGAGAAAAAAGCATATTTAAAAAAAGAAAAAATAAAGAAGTATAAAGAGTTTTTTGATAAATATGCAGCTTACTCCTTACTTTTTTCTTGGGCTCCTATTATTGGAGATCCTTTGACTTTAATAGCTGGTGTTTTCAAGTATAATTTAAAAAAGTTTCTTTTTTTAGTTTTTATTGCAAAGTTTTTTAGATATCTATTTTTAGCAATTGCAACTTTATATTTTGTTAATTAGTTTTTTCAATAGTTAAAAAAAAGTTTTTTAAAAAGCTTTTAATCTCGTCTAAAGAGGTCTTTTCTTTTTGATTTATACGGAAAGTATGGAAAAAGCCTATAGATACATTTACTAAGCCTTTAGTTAGGTTCCTAGCTTCTTCTATAAATAGTTTGTCTTTAATACCCTCTTCTATAAGAAAGTTTATAGTTTCAAGGTGTTCTTTATATATTTTTTCTAAAAAGTTTTTAAAGGTTTTATCTTTTTCATAATGACTAAGTCCTGCAAATATATTTAATATTATTCTATACTCTTCAAACTCTTTTTTGTAAATTGTAGTGAAGAAACATTCAATCTTAGTTTTTATACTCTTTTTTCGTTTTATTTCTTTTAGAGTTTTTTCTTTCCATTGCTCATAAAGACCTTCTGTTAGTTGTAAGATAATATCTTCTTTATTTTTGAAGTATTCATATAAAGTCCCTTTAGCAATATTTGATTGTTTTGCTAAAGAGGTTACAGTAAGGTCTTGATAGTTTGTTTTTAAAAAAGTATCAAGACACGATAGTGCCATGCACCATCGTTTTTGTTGTCTTTCTTTTTCTGTCACTTACTATTCTCTATGTTTTTTAGATAATTTTGAAATAAGAATAAAGAATAGAGGAATAAATATAATAGCAATAAATGTAGCACTAAGCATTCCTCCAATAACTCCTGTACCAATTGAGTGTTTACTAGCTGCACCTGCTCCACTACTAATAGCAAGTGGTAAAACACCTACTGTAAATGCTAAAGAAGTCATAATAATTGGTCTTAACCTTACTTTTGCAGCTTCTAAAGCAGCATCTACTAGTTTTAAACCTTCTTTTTGTTTTTGAATAGCAAACTCTACAATTAAGATGGCATTTTTAGCTGCAAGACCTGCAAGAACTAGAAGTCCAATTTGGAAGTAGATATTGTTATCTAAAGCTCTTAAGTTTGTTGCTAAAATTGCTCCAAATACTGCAAATGGTACAGCTAGAACAACTGAAATAGGAAGTAACCATCTTTCATATAAAGCACATAAAATTAAGAATAAGAAAATAATACCAAATATAAACGCCATAGCAGAACTTCCACCTACTTGTTTCTCTTGATAAGCAGAACCAGTCCAACTAATAGTATATCCTTCTGGAAGTACTTCTTTAGCTACTTCTTCAATTGCATTTAATGCATCCCCTGAACTATATCCATCTGCTGGTTGCCCAGAAACTTTTGCTGCTTGGAAAAGGTTAAATCTTTCAACAATATCAGCTCCAACTACTTTTTTATAAGAGATAAATGAGTTTATAGGAAGTAGTTCTCCACTTTTTGATCTAACAAAGATTTCTTTAAAGTCATCAATATTATTTCTATATTCTGAATCAGCTTGTAAATTTACTCTATAGGTTCTTCCATATAAAGAGAAGTCATTTACATAAAAACTTCCATATGTTGAAGTAATAGTGTTATAAATATCGTTAAGTTTTACACCTTTTGCTTTTGCTTTTGCTACATCTACATCAATTTTGTATTGAGGAATTGTTGCAGATAAAGATGTTCTAACTCCTGTTAATGCAGGTTTTGTTTTTGCTTTTTCAAGAATTTGATTAACTACCTTTCCTAAATCTTCAATAGAACCACCTGTTCTATCTTGAACATACATATCAAAACCACCAGTAATACTCATACCCATAATTGGTGGAGGAACAACAGCGAATGAGAAACCTTCACTTGTACCCATAAGTTGTTTAGAAAACTTGTTTAAAAGTGCTTGTGCACCTTGTTCTTCATTTGGTCTTTTACTCCAATCTTTAAGTTTAATAATTGTTGCAACTGTATGTGTTCTTTGAGCAGATGTAGTAAAGTCATATCCTGCAAGAGTAATGATATTTGCAACATTTTCATCTTTTGAAACAATAGCGTTTGTTTCTTCTGATAGTTCTATAGTTTTAGATAAAGAGTAACCAGGAGGATTAAATCCAAATACGAAAATTGTACCTTGGTCTTCTTGTGGTATAAGTCCTGTTTTCATTGATTTAAACATATCATATGAAACAAAAATAAGTCCACCATAAAGTAAAATAGAAATTAGTGAAAATCTAATAGTTTTTTTAACTAAAAATGAATAACCTTTTGTTGCATTTTCAAACATATTATTAAACCATCTAAAAAAGCCTTTTGGTTCTTTTGTTCTATTTTTTAGTATTTTTGTACATAGTGTTGGTGTTAATGTTAAGGCAACAAAACCAGAAATTATTACGGAAATAACAATTGTAATAGCAAACTGCCTATACATTTCCCCTGATAATCCACCCATAAAGGCAACAGGAATAAAGATAGCACAAAGAACTAAGATAATAGCAATTAAGGCTCCTGTAACTTCTTTCATAGCAATAAAAGCAGCCTCTTTTGGAGTTTTACCTTCTTCCATGTGACGTTCTACATTTTCAATTACAATAATTGCATCATCAACAACAATACCAATAGCAAGTACAAGTCCAAATAGTGTTAATAGGTTAATACTAAAACCTAAAATATACATACCTGCAAAAGCACCAACAATTGAGATAGGTACAGCAATAAATGGAATAACTGTAGCTCTCCAGTTTTGTAAGAATAGATACATAATTAAAATAACTAAGATTAAAGCTTCAACAAAAGTTTTTACAACTTCTTTAATAGATGCAGAAATAAAATCAGTACTATCATATGGAATACTATAAGTCATGTCTTCAGGAAAATCTTCTTGAGCTTTTACTAAAGCAGCTTTAATAGCATCTGCTGTTTCTAAGGCATTTGCCCCACTTTGTAAGAAAATACCAATAGGAATTGAAGCTGCATTATTTAGTCTTGTTTTAACATTATAATCAGCTGCTCCAAGTTCAACAGTTGCAACATCTTTTAGTTTTAAACTACTTCCATCTTCATTAGCTCTAATAATAATTTCACCAAACTGTCCAGGATTTTCAAATCTTTTTGGAGTTTGTATAGTATATGTATACATTTGTTTATTTTCAATTGGTTCAGCTGCAATTTTACCTGCTGCATATTGATTATTTTGTTCTTGTATGGCAGAAATCACATCTGTTGTAGCAAGTGAATATTTAGATAATTTTGTAGGATCCATCCAGATTCTAATAGAATAATCTTTTGCACCAAAGATTGTTGCATCACCTACTCCGTTAATCCTTTTTAGTGATTCAACCATATTTAAAAGTGCATAGTTTGATAAATATACAGAGTCATAAGTATCATTTGGAGATTGAAGCATAATAAACATAAGAATACTTGGACTTCTTTCACCTACAACAACACCTTGTCTTTGAACTTGTTCTGGCATTTTTGCTAAAGCTGCTTGAACTCTATTATTTACATCAATCTTTGCAGAATCAGGATCTGTTCCAACTTCAAAGAATACATTAATTCTTAATCTACCACTATCTTCAGCAACAGAGTTCATATAAAGCATGTTTTTTGCACCATTGATTTTTTCTTCTAATGGTGCGGCAACTGTTTTAGCAATAGTGTCCGCACTAGCTCCTGGATAAGAAGTGTTTACAATAATTTGAGGAGGTAAAACTCTTGGGTATTGTTCAATTGGTAAATTGAACATAGAAATTAATCCTGTAATAAAGATTATAATAGATAAAACCCCTGCAAATACTGGTTTTTTTATAAAAAATGAAGAAATCATAATTACTTCTCTTTATTTATAATTTGGACTTTTGTATCAGGTCTTAATTTTGCAAGATTACTAATTACAACTTTTTCATTTACTTTTAGACCCTCTTTTATAACCTTTCCTTTTTCTAGTAAGCTTCCAGTTTTAACAGGTCTTACCTTTGCAATATTGTTTTCATCAACTACATAAACCATACTTGTTTTTGCAGTTTTTAATACAGCATTTTCAGGAACAATAAAAACTTCACCTAAAGAAAGTCCTTGAATTTCTACTTTTGTAAAGTTCCCTACAATAAGTTCATTATTTGGGTTTTTAAATTTTGCTCTTAAAAGTAGAGTATCCGTATTTGAATCTATAGTAGGAGCAATGAAATCTATTTCACCATTTTCATAAACTTTTCCATTAGCAAGAAGATTAACTTTGACTTCTTTATTCTTTATTTGAGTTAAGAAGCTATCAATATCATCTTTTGGTAAAGAAAACTCAGCATGAATAGGGTTTGTATTTGTAATAGTTATTAAGTGTGAATTAGAAGCACTTGAACCTACAATATCACCAACACTATGTTTTTTTAATCCAACTATACCATCAATTGGAGCCTTAACATCAGTATAGTTAAAATTAATTTGAGCTTCTTTTAATGCAGCTTTAGAGCTTTCATATTGGAAAGTATAGTCATCAAAAGTTTGATTACTAATAGATTTTGATTTAAATAAAGCCTTTGCTCTTTCATAATCTTTTTTTGCTTTTGTAAAGTTTGCTTTTTTCATATTTAGATTTGCTAAATAGATATCAGGCTCAATTTTATAAAGCATTGTTCCTTTTTTTACAAAATCACCTTCATCAAAATATTTTTTCTCTAATGCACCTGAAACCCTTGCCATTACATCAACTTGGTCATAGGCTTTTAAAATAGTTGGGTAAGTTTTTTTAGTAGTATTATTCTCTTTATTTACGTTAAAAACTTTTACAGGTAAGCTTGGTTTGCTAGATGAAGTTTGTTGTTTCTTTTCTTCTGCTTTTTCTTGAAAGCATCCTGTAAAACCTACAACAGCTATTGTTGTAAGCAATAATATTTTTTTACTTGTTGTTCTTATCATCTAATATAATCCTTTAAATTTTTTCCACTGTGGTAGATAATATTTGCTTTTTTAATTTCTAAATCATATTTTGCATATTCTAATAAACTCATTGCATCATACTTTTCACTTAACGATTCAAGGAATGCGACATTTTCTATTAATCCATTTTCATATTTTGATTTAATTACTTCATAAGCACTAGTAGCAGCTTTTAAACTTGCATTTGCAGATTTAACTTTTAGTTTTGCAATATTATATGCTCTTTGTGCTAGTTGTAAATCTGTATCTGCTTTATTTTTTTCATATTCATATCTTGATTTTAGACTTAGATATTTTTTATATTGTGATTCATATTTATTTTTTGTTTCTCCAAAAGAGAAAAGATTCCATTTCATATTTACAGAAAATATATTTTGGTCTTCAATCGAACTATAAGCAGAATTATCATAATTGTAGTCATACTCTGTATATGTATTATCTAAAGTAATAGTAGGTAAGTAACCACTTTTTTGAACTTTTGCATTATCAAGTTGAGCTTTTACATCATATTCTAAAGCTTTTATATCTGCTCTTTCTGATTCACCTGTTACTTGATAGTCTTGTATATTTGAACCTTCAGTAATAGATACTTTTTTTCCAGTTATATACTCTAGGTTAAATAAAATAGTTTGTAAATCAAGTTCTATAGAGTGAAGGTTTACATTTTCACTTTCTACCCTTGAAATTATTTTTTCTACTTCATCTTTAGTTGTACTTCCCACATCTAGAAATCTAGTTAATCTTTTCTCTTGAGCTTTTAGTTGATCTATTTGTTTTAATTTTGCTTCTTTTTGTGCTAATAATGCAAGATAGTTAAAATAGTAAGATGCAACATCTAAAGCAATTTGATTTTTTGATGAATTTAAAGTCTCTTGAGAACTTTTGATACTCTTTTTATATTTGTTAAAAGTATTTGATCGTTTGTTTCCATCGTATAAAATAAAGTTTACACTTGCTGCTGTTCTTATTCCATTGTCTGGAACACTTGTTGTCTCTTCATTGGTTTTTGAATAAGAAGCACTTACATCTAACTTTGGATAGTAAGAACTCTTTACACTTTCATACTCTTTTTTTATTGAGTCAGTATCGTACTTATAAGAATCGATAAGTTGATTTTTCAATGATAAATCAACTAACTCCTCTAGGTTTTGGCCTAATAAAATAAGAGGTAAAAACATTGCTAATATAGATTTTTTCAAATAGCCTCCTTTTATATTTATATAAAAGTAACATAAGCTAACTTAAATATATCTTTCTAGAAAGATAAATAGTTTTAATTAATTTTGTGTTAAAATTTAAATATGGAAAAAAGATACATAGAAAAATTTTTTGATAATATGAAGCAAAAAGAGGAATATGATATATTTAATATCTCATTGCCTATTACCTTAATTTATAAACATAATTACAATAAAAATGAACAACTTTTTAAACAAAAGTATAATTTGATTCATTCCGATGTAGATGTTTTAGCAGCTTTATATTTCAACGGCAAACAGTTGTCCCCTACAGAACTTTATTCTGCAATAATATTTTCTTCAGGTGGAATGACGAAAGTTCTAAAAAAATTAAAAGCTTTAGGATATATTTCTAGGCAAGAAAATCCAAATGATAAAAGAAGTCAATTAGTTAAGCTAGAGAAAAAAGGTGAAGAAGTCTTACTTGAGTGTTTAGATGATCTTATTGAGCAAAAAAACGAGACATATAAATCACTAACAAAAGAAGAGATGAACAGTTTAAAGAAAATCTTGAAGAAGATTTCAATAAACTTATCTTAATGCTTCAATCCAATTAATAAGCCTTTCTATACTTTTAGGTTCTTTTTTAGAGATAAAAACAGATGGTTTATTTTTTCTGTTTTTTTCCACATCATTTTTAAACTCAGCTAGATCTACATTAACATATTCACAAAGATCAATTTTATTTGTAACAAGTAGATCACAAAACAGTAAACCAGCACCTTTTTTTCTTGGAATATCTGCTCCTTGGGCAACATCAATTACATAAAGATAATAATCAATTAATTCATATGAAAAAGTTGCGCTTAGATTATCTCCCCCACTTTCAATAAATATAAATTCTGGATTATATTTCTCTTCTAACTCTTCAATTGCTTTTTGATTCATAGAAATATCATCTCTAATTGCTGTATGTGGACATCCACCAGTTTCTACACCAATTATTTGATTGTCATCTAAATCAAGTTTACTTTTTAAATAGTTTGCATCTTCTGTTGTATAAATATCATTAGTAACAATTCCTAATGAGTATTTATCTTTTAAAAGATTTGTTAAAGTCTCAATAATAGAAGTTTTTCCACTTCCTACTGGTCCTGCAATACCAATTTTAATTGCCATTTGTTTTCCTTTTATGTAACGAACATTTTTGGTTCTAAATTTAAGTGAGAGAAAATAACCTCTTCAAATAAAGGGTTAAAGTTACTCATATTTTTAGAACTATTTTTTATTTTTTCTTCTATTCTTTCATCAAAACTAAAAAGTAATTGTTGTATTTCACTAGGTTTTATTCTTGAAATTTTTAAACTTGTACTTGCAATATTTATTAAATTCTTTTTACACCATAAAAGAAGAAAAGTATCTGCATCAAGACCTAACTCATAGGCATAAGAGCTTAAAATAAATAGTTCATTTCCGTAAGCTTCTTTATTTTTTACTTTTTCAAAATAGTTTTTTACAATTTTGTTTTTTATATCAAAATCTATATGCTTTAGGTAGTTTTCACCCAAATCTTTTGAAGCTTTTGCCCATTGGTAGCTTAGCATTGAAGCAAATTTTTTATCCTCTTTTAGAATATGATTTAGTTTTTCTTTCTTTAATAGAGCAAATACTTTTTTTACTACAGTAAACTCCATCTTTTGGTATTGGTCTTCAATTATATTTTCAAGGAAGTTTTTTAGGCTTTCTTTGTCATTTACAAAACCTAAAACAATATGTGGTTCTAGCCCAAATGAATGAACAAAAGCCCCAGATGGAAAAGCTCCATCAAGGAGTTGTAAAAATCTACTTAGTGCTTTAGTGGGTGTGATGTGCATTTCCATTTGGTTTAAATAAAACTTTACCTTTTTTTACTGTTACACTACTATTTTCTTTGCAAGAATTAATTATATCAGTAGTTGAAATATCTTCTAAAATAGTAATTTTATAATCTTCTATACAAATAGGTTGGTGTCTATTGCCTATTTCATATGCAATTCTAGCAAAGGTAATATGGTCATTAAATGTTAAAGTGTAAATATTATCCTCTGATTTAGAAACTTTGATTTTATATCCATCTTCACAAACTAAAATATCATCTTCATGAAGGTGAGTGTATTTTGCTTTTACTATAAACTCTTTACCCTCTTGAGTAATAGCACTTAAATTAGGTTTTTGCATATCAAACCAATCTAAAAGTACACTATCATCTGCTTGGATATCTTTTTTTATTTCAATTGCTTTTTTTATCATTTGTAGTCCTAAAATAGAAAATATTTTTTAGCCATTGGTAACTCTTCTTGGAAAGATGATTTTATAATCTCACCATTAACTTTTACATCATAAGTTTCAGGGTCAACTTCAATATCCCCAATAAAGTCATTTAACTTCATATCTTTTTTACCTATATTTCTAGTGTTTTTAACTGCAAGCATAGATTTATTTGTATTCATCTTTTCTACTAAACCATTGTCTAATGATAGTTTAGAAACAAATAGTGCACTTGTATTAGCTGCTGCTTTACCCAACTTGCCAAACATTGGTCTATACATATTTGGTTCAGGGGTTGGAATAGAGGCATTTGAATCTCCCATCATAGCTAAAGCTATAAATCCACCTTTTATGATAAGTTCTGGTTTTACTCCAAAAAATGCCGGAGTCCAAAGAACTAAATCTGCCATTTTACCAACTTCTACACTTCCTACATATTCATCAATACCACAAGCAATAGCTGGGTTTATAGTATATTTAGCAACAAATCTTTTGATTCTTTCATTATCACTTAGATTATCATCACCTTCAAGTGCACCTCTTTGTTTTTTCATAGAGTCTGCTACTTGCCAAGTTCTTGTTATAACCTCACCAACTCTTCCCATAGCTTGAGAATCACTACTTGTAATTGATATTGCTCCAATATCATGTAAAACATCTTCTGCTGCAATAGTTTTACCTCTAATTCTAGATTCTGCAAAACTTACATCTTCTGGAATTTTAGCACTTAAATGGTGACAAACCATAAGCATATCAAGGTGTTCTTCTATTGTATTTTTAGTATAAGGTAATGTTGGGTTTGTACTTGATGGTAAGATATTAGCAAGTCCAGCAACTTTCATAATATCAGGTGCATGACCACCTCCAGCTCCTTCAGAGTGGAAAGTATGGATAGTTCTTCCATCAAATGCATTTACAGTGTTATCTACAAAACCTGATTCATTTAAAGTATCTGTGTGAATTGCAACTTGAACATCAAAATCATCTGCAACTTTTAAACAAGTATCAATAGCATTTGGAGTTGTTCCCCAATCCTCATGAAGTTTTAGTCCCATAGCTCCAGCTTCAATTTGCACTTTTAAAGCTTCATAATTTGAACTATTTCCTTTACCCATAAAACCAAAATTTAATGGCAAGTCATCAACTGCTTCAATCATTTTATGGATATTGAATTCCCCTGGAGTACAAGTTGTAGCATTTGTTCCTGTGTTTGGACCAGTTCCCCCACCAATCATAGTTGTAACACCACTAGCTAGTGCTTCATCTATTTGACCAGGACTTATAAAGTGAATGTGTGAATCAATTCCACCAGCAGTGATGATTTTACCCTCTGCTGATAAAATCTCAGTATTTGCACCTATTTCTAAACCCTCAGTTATATTATCACAGTTGTATGGATTTCCAGATTTTCCAATAGCAGAAATCTTTCCATCTTTTATACCAATATCCCCTTTTACAATACCAGTATAATCAATAATCACAGCATTTGTGATGATTAAATCAGCAGTATCAACAGCAAGGGGAGATTGGCTCATTCCATCTCTAATAGTTTTACCACCACCAAATTTTGATTCTTCACCATAAGTTGTATAATCTTTTTCAATCTTTGCTACTAAAGAGGTATCAGCTAATCTAAATCTATCACCAGTAGTTGGTCCATACATTGAGGCATATTTTGCTTTAGAAATTTTATACATGGTAATTCCTTTCAGTCATCATACTCTACTCCCTATAAAATCTGCTAAGTTTTTCATAGCTTTTTCTTTAGTCTCTTTTTCATCTAAGTAACCATTTACAAGCCCATTAAATCCTGCAATATATCTTTTCCCTTTATATGGAACTACTTCAATCTCTTTTTTAGAACCTGGCTCAAATCTAACAGAAGTTCCACTTGGAATATTTAATCTTTGCCCATAAGCTTTTTCTCTCTCAAATTCTAAAAAGGCATTTGTTTCAAAAAAGTGATAGTGTGAACCAACTTGAATAGGTCTATCTCCTACATTTTCAACTTCTATTGTAGTTACAGGTGCATTTTCATTTAG
Coding sequences within it:
- a CDS encoding DMT family transporter; this encodes MTKNFSLVGLVSIIFAMFIWGSSFIALKAAMVDLGEYTVIFIRMAAASLCFIFFIKRFFTYDFTKRDIQLILLLGFFEPCLYFIFEAKALLYTSASQAGMITSVMPLITAIAAGYFLKELISRQLLFGSVIAMIGVVSLSVQAVTTYSAPNPMLGNFLEFCAMICATGYTLVARYLGEKFSALFITAVQAFIGFIFFIPFFIFEISTKEMTFSLEAVSWSIYLGIVVTLLGYGLFNFALTKIEASRAAMFVNLIPIFTLILAFIILGEKLSIAELVASATILFGVIISQITVKRFKRRKI
- a CDS encoding YqaA family protein — protein: MIYLTLFLSAFISATLFPLGSEALLVYNINEGYNLVYLLAFATVGNVLGSLFNYFLGLKGEEYLEKKAYLKKEKIKKYKEFFDKYAAYSLLFSWAPIIGDPLTLIAGVFKYNLKKFLFLVFIAKFFRYLFLAIATLYFVN
- a CDS encoding TetR/AcrR family transcriptional regulator yields the protein MALSCLDTFLKTNYQDLTVTSLAKQSNIAKGTLYEYFKNKEDIILQLTEGLYEQWKEKTLKEIKRKKSIKTKIECFFTTIYKKEFEEYRIILNIFAGLSHYEKDKTFKNFLEKIYKEHLETINFLIEEGIKDKLFIEEARNLTKGLVNVSIGFFHTFRINQKEKTSLDEIKSFLKNFFLTIEKTN
- a CDS encoding efflux RND transporter permease subunit, with protein sequence MISSFFIKKPVFAGVLSIIIFITGLISMFNLPIEQYPRVLPPQIIVNTSYPGASADTIAKTVAAPLEEKINGAKNMLYMNSVAEDSGRLRINVFFEVGTDPDSAKIDVNNRVQAALAKMPEQVQRQGVVVGERSPSILMFIMLQSPNDTYDSVYLSNYALLNMVESLKRINGVGDATIFGAKDYSIRIWMDPTKLSKYSLATTDVISAIQEQNNQYAAGKIAAEPIENKQMYTYTIQTPKRFENPGQFGEIIIRANEDGSSLKLKDVATVELGAADYNVKTRLNNAASIPIGIFLQSGANALETADAIKAALVKAQEDFPEDMTYSIPYDSTDFISASIKEVVKTFVEALILVILIMYLFLQNWRATVIPFIAVPISIVGAFAGMYILGFSINLLTLFGLVLAIGIVVDDAIIVIENVERHMEEGKTPKEAAFIAMKEVTGALIAIILVLCAIFIPVAFMGGLSGEMYRQFAITIVISVIISGFVALTLTPTLCTKILKNRTKEPKGFFRWFNNMFENATKGYSFLVKKTIRFSLISILLYGGLIFVSYDMFKSMKTGLIPQEDQGTIFVFGFNPPGYSLSKTIELSEETNAIVSKDENVANIITLAGYDFTTSAQRTHTVATIIKLKDWSKRPNEEQGAQALLNKFSKQLMGTSEGFSFAVVPPPIMGMSITGGFDMYVQDRTGGSIEDLGKVVNQILEKAKTKPALTGVRTSLSATIPQYKIDVDVAKAKAKGVKLNDIYNTITSTYGSFYVNDFSLYGRTYRVNLQADSEYRNNIDDFKEIFVRSKSGELLPINSFISYKKVVGADIVERFNLFQAAKVSGQPADGYSSGDALNAIEEVAKEVLPEGYTISWTGSAYQEKQVGGSSAMAFIFGIIFLFLILCALYERWLLPISVVLAVPFAVFGAILATNLRALDNNIYFQIGLLVLAGLAAKNAILIVEFAIQKQKEGLKLVDAALEAAKVRLRPIIMTSLAFTVGVLPLAISSGAGAASKHSIGTGVIGGMLSATFIAIIFIPLFFILISKLSKKHRE
- a CDS encoding efflux RND transporter periplasmic adaptor subunit, with product MIRTTSKKILLLTTIAVVGFTGCFQEKAEEKKQQTSSSKPSLPVKVFNVNKENNTTKKTYPTILKAYDQVDVMARVSGALEKKYFDEGDFVKKGTMLYKIEPDIYLANLNMKKANFTKAKKDYERAKALFKSKSISNQTFDDYTFQYESSKAALKEAQINFNYTDVKAPIDGIVGLKKHSVGDIVGSSASNSHLITITNTNPIHAEFSLPKDDIDSFLTQIKNKEVKVNLLANGKVYENGEIDFIAPTIDSNTDTLLLRAKFKNPNNELIVGNFTKVEIQGLSLGEVFIVPENAVLKTAKTSMVYVVDENNIAKVRPVKTGSLLEKGKVIKEGLKVNEKVVISNLAKLRPDTKVQIINKEK
- a CDS encoding TolC family protein, which produces MKKSILAMFLPLILLGQNLEELVDLSLKNQLIDSYKYDTDSIKKEYESVKSSYYPKLDVSASYSKTNEETTSVPDNGIRTAASVNFILYDGNKRSNTFNKYKKSIKSSQETLNSSKNQIALDVASYYFNYLALLAQKEAKLKQIDQLKAQEKRLTRFLDVGSTTKDEVEKIISRVESENVNLHSIELDLQTILFNLEYITGKKVSITEGSNIQDYQVTGESERADIKALEYDVKAQLDNAKVQKSGYLPTITLDNTYTEYDYNYDNSAYSSIEDQNIFSVNMKWNLFSFGETKNKYESQYKKYLSLKSRYEYEKNKADTDLQLAQRAYNIAKLKVKSANASLKAATSAYEVIKSKYENGLIENVAFLESLSEKYDAMSLLEYAKYDLEIKKANIIYHSGKNLKDYIR
- a CDS encoding MarR family winged helix-turn-helix transcriptional regulator; its protein translation is MEKRYIEKFFDNMKQKEEYDIFNISLPITLIYKHNYNKNEQLFKQKYNLIHSDVDVLAALYFNGKQLSPTELYSAIIFSSGGMTKVLKKLKALGYISRQENPNDKRSQLVKLEKKGEEVLLECLDDLIEQKNETYKSLTKEEMNSLKKILKKISINLS